One genomic region from Actinocatenispora thailandica encodes:
- a CDS encoding HAD family hydrolase gives MTPPALVASDLDGTLLRTDRTVGARTLAALARLRAHDVPFVMVTGRPIRWLAEVVAQTGPPTSLTVCSNGAVIYDGAADQVVEHRPLAPELLAHVVERLQDRYPDVAFAAETNDGLRHEAHYPINEISPLVRPGELAELIASPAIKLLARLDGAPDAVAEQMSESLRGVAEVTRSSHDCLIEISAAGVTKATGLAWVAQQYGVPPERIVAFGDMPNDLPMFGFVGHSVAMANAEPAVRAAADAVTTSNDDDGIADYLDRLFEPAPID, from the coding sequence ATGACACCTCCCGCACTGGTCGCGAGCGACCTCGACGGCACTCTGCTGCGTACCGACCGGACCGTCGGCGCGCGCACCCTCGCCGCCCTGGCCCGGCTGCGGGCACACGACGTGCCGTTCGTGATGGTGACCGGGCGGCCGATCCGGTGGCTGGCCGAGGTGGTGGCGCAGACCGGGCCGCCCACCTCGCTGACCGTCTGCTCCAACGGCGCGGTGATCTACGACGGTGCCGCCGACCAGGTCGTCGAGCACCGACCGCTGGCGCCGGAGCTGCTCGCCCACGTCGTCGAACGGCTCCAGGACCGGTACCCGGACGTCGCGTTCGCGGCGGAGACCAACGACGGGCTGCGGCACGAGGCGCACTACCCGATCAACGAGATCTCCCCGCTGGTGCGGCCCGGCGAACTCGCCGAGCTGATCGCGTCCCCGGCGATCAAGCTGCTGGCCCGGCTGGACGGCGCGCCCGACGCGGTCGCCGAGCAGATGTCGGAGAGCCTGCGCGGCGTCGCCGAGGTGACCCGCTCCTCGCACGACTGCCTGATCGAGATCTCCGCCGCCGGCGTCACCAAGGCCACCGGCCTCGCCTGGGTCGCCCAGCAGTACGGCGTGCCGCCCGAGCGCATCGTCGCGTTCGGCGACATGCCGAACGATCTGCCGATGTTCGGCTTCGTCGGGCACAGCGTGGCGATGGCCAACGCGGAGCCGGCGGTGCGGGCCGCCGCCGACGCCGTCACCACCAGCAACGACGACGACGGCATCGCCGACTATCTGGACCGGCTGTTCGAGCCCGCCCCGATCGACTGA
- a CDS encoding bacterial proteasome activator family protein, translating into MTETPREQQQSDEPESRTVLVVGPDGRPVGAVDVDPAEADAAKDPANQIEQPAKVMRIGSMIKQLLEEVRAAPLDEAGRQRLKEIHARSIVELEEGLAPELREELDRLSLPFNDDSTPTEPELRIAQAQLVGWLEGLFHGIQAALMAQQMAARMQLDQIRGGQRPALPAGQAGMMMPGIPGGTDHGDSPNRTGQYL; encoded by the coding sequence ATGACCGAGACACCGCGCGAGCAGCAGCAGTCCGACGAGCCGGAGTCCCGCACCGTGCTGGTGGTGGGTCCGGACGGTCGGCCGGTCGGCGCCGTCGACGTCGATCCCGCCGAGGCGGATGCGGCGAAGGACCCGGCCAACCAGATCGAGCAGCCGGCCAAGGTGATGCGGATCGGCAGCATGATCAAGCAGCTGCTGGAGGAGGTACGGGCAGCGCCGCTGGACGAGGCCGGCCGGCAGCGGCTCAAGGAGATCCACGCGCGCTCGATCGTCGAGCTGGAGGAGGGGCTGGCGCCGGAGCTGCGGGAGGAACTCGACCGGCTGTCGCTGCCGTTCAACGACGATTCGACGCCGACCGAGCCGGAGCTGCGGATCGCGCAGGCGCAGCTGGTGGGCTGGCTGGAGGGGCTGTTCCACGGCATCCAGGCGGCGCTGATGGCGCAGCAGATGGCGGCCCGGATGCAGCTCGACCAGATCCGTGGCGGCCAGCGCCCGGCGCTGCCGGCCGGCCAGGCCGGCATGATGATGCCCGGCATCCCGGGCGGCACCGACCACGGCGACTCGCCGAACCGCACCGGCCAGTACCTCTGA
- a CDS encoding alpha/beta hydrolase family protein codes for MAENRDILSRPAPPPDVTVRYGTLPDQVVDGWLPERGAGQLVIALHGGYWRHDVDRGYLASLAADLAGRGYAVACPEYRRTGDGGGWPATFTDVAAALDATPELLAAAAPGRVEPGPAVYAGHSAGGHLALWGALRHRLPAGAPGHRDTAPPVRGVLGLASVCDLAETYRRWLDLGAADALMGGGPGAHPDRYAAADPAALPAPEVPTVLVHAPGDGRVPIVLTRDYAGRRGLRLVELDGADHFTVVDPAAPAWPRVVEALTGLARPGGDRVASTA; via the coding sequence ATGGCCGAAAACCGGGACATACTGTCACGTCCTGCCCCACCACCGGACGTGACGGTGCGCTACGGGACGCTGCCGGACCAGGTGGTCGACGGGTGGCTGCCGGAGCGCGGGGCCGGGCAGCTGGTCATCGCGCTGCACGGCGGGTACTGGCGGCACGACGTGGACCGCGGCTACCTGGCATCGCTCGCCGCCGACCTCGCCGGGCGCGGCTACGCCGTCGCCTGCCCGGAGTACCGGCGGACCGGCGACGGCGGCGGCTGGCCGGCCACCTTCACCGATGTCGCCGCGGCGCTGGACGCCACCCCGGAGCTGCTCGCCGCCGCCGCGCCGGGCCGCGTGGAACCGGGCCCGGCCGTGTACGCGGGGCACTCCGCCGGCGGCCACCTGGCGCTGTGGGGCGCACTGCGGCACCGGCTGCCGGCCGGCGCACCGGGCCACCGCGACACTGCCCCGCCGGTACGCGGGGTGCTCGGGTTGGCGTCGGTCTGCGACCTGGCCGAGACGTACCGGCGATGGCTCGACCTCGGCGCCGCGGACGCGTTGATGGGCGGCGGGCCCGGCGCGCACCCGGACCGGTACGCCGCCGCCGACCCGGCCGCGCTGCCGGCGCCGGAGGTGCCGACCGTCCTGGTGCACGCGCCCGGCGACGGACGGGTGCCGATCGTGCTGACCCGCGACTACGCCGGCCGGCGCGGCCTCCGGTTGGTCGAGCTGGACGGCGCCGACCACTTCACCGTGGTCGATCCCGCCGCGCCCGCCTGGCCCCGGGTGGTGGAAGCGCTCACCGGCCTGGCCCGGCCCGGCGGTGATCGCGTCGCGAGTACCGCCTGA
- a CDS encoding SecDF P1 head subdomain-containing protein, which yields MTEPPWAAPDPQRHHIGLVVALVVCLLTVVGGAGLSGYLLYHASRRDGPAWGASWHTASFTVDGDDSTRVDAGKLLTLLAGRGARYEVHGGRIVVAVPPGRSAALSRLRALAPIRTDLSVRPVLDVSTPSPGCTPGGRPACDRSGARYRLGPSVLSGRQVTDVHTGSDRSAGWSVTVRFSSAGQQAISDATSRYAGQRLAIVVAGAVLSAPRVSAPVSGALRVSGGTGGGQPHRVAAAFRLGQHPVTIRAA from the coding sequence GTGACCGAGCCGCCCTGGGCCGCACCGGACCCGCAGCGCCACCACATCGGTCTGGTGGTGGCGCTGGTGGTGTGCCTGCTGACGGTCGTGGGCGGCGCCGGGCTGTCCGGCTACCTGCTCTACCACGCGTCCCGGCGCGACGGGCCGGCCTGGGGGGCGAGCTGGCACACCGCGTCGTTCACCGTCGACGGCGACGACTCGACCCGGGTGGACGCCGGCAAGCTGCTGACCCTGCTCGCCGGCCGGGGCGCCCGGTACGAGGTGCACGGCGGGCGGATCGTCGTCGCGGTGCCACCGGGCCGGTCCGCGGCGCTGTCCCGGCTGCGGGCGCTGGCCCCGATCCGTACCGACCTGTCGGTGCGGCCGGTGCTCGACGTCAGCACGCCGTCGCCCGGCTGCACTCCGGGCGGCCGGCCGGCCTGCGACCGGTCCGGGGCGCGGTACCGGCTGGGCCCGTCGGTGCTGTCCGGTCGCCAGGTGACGGACGTGCACACCGGTTCCGACCGGAGCGCCGGCTGGTCGGTCACGGTCCGGTTCAGCTCCGCCGGCCAGCAAGCGATCAGCGACGCGACCAGCCGGTACGCCGGGCAGCGGCTGGCGATCGTGGTGGCCGGCGCGGTGCTGTCCGCGCCGCGGGTGTCCGCGCCGGTGTCCGGCGCGTTGCGGGTGTCCGGCGGTACCGGCGGGGGGCAGCCGCACCGGGTCGCCGCCGCGTTCCGGCTCGGCCAGCATCCGGTGACGATCCGCGCCGCCTGA
- a CDS encoding DUF1707 SHOCT-like domain-containing protein: MQPEHLRPVPPPPLTDADREAAVELLQAACGEGRLTLEEFGVRAGAAWAADTSEELAEVTAGLDPAPPVGTSQPVTVISAVFGEHKQHGRWRVSRHTRVRALFGSTKLDLREATMDAEAVRDGTVDIEVRTFCGEVKITVPEGVEVELYGRSLFGSRTMHLAAVPRRQGTPTVRVHCKVTFGELKVRSAPLSRDGGLLGNGRLARVLRELVD, encoded by the coding sequence ATGCAGCCCGAACACCTGCGGCCGGTGCCGCCGCCACCACTGACCGACGCCGACCGCGAGGCGGCGGTCGAACTGCTGCAGGCCGCCTGCGGCGAGGGCCGGCTCACCCTGGAGGAGTTCGGGGTCCGGGCCGGGGCGGCCTGGGCCGCGGACACCAGCGAGGAGCTGGCCGAGGTCACCGCGGGGCTGGACCCGGCGCCCCCGGTCGGCACCAGCCAGCCGGTCACCGTCATCTCCGCCGTCTTCGGCGAGCACAAGCAGCACGGGCGGTGGCGGGTGTCCCGGCACACCCGGGTACGGGCCCTGTTCGGGTCGACGAAGCTCGACCTGCGCGAGGCGACCATGGACGCCGAGGCGGTGCGGGACGGCACCGTCGACATCGAGGTACGCACGTTCTGCGGCGAGGTGAAGATCACCGTGCCGGAGGGGGTCGAGGTCGAGCTCTACGGACGGTCGCTGTTCGGGTCGCGGACCATGCACCTCGCGGCGGTACCGCGCCGGCAGGGCACCCCGACGGTCCGGGTGCACTGCAAGGTCACGTTCGGCGAGCTGAAGGTGCGCAGCGCGCCGCTCAGCCGGGACGGCGGCCTGCTCGGCAACGGCCGGTTGGCCCGCGTGCTCCGCGAGCTGGTCGACTGA